The following proteins are co-located in the Solea solea chromosome 21, fSolSol10.1, whole genome shotgun sequence genome:
- the LOC131448576 gene encoding sulfotransferase 2B1-like, whose product MQTESRLQSPLNDNMTEAELYTLYKGMYLPSHLHSPQSLAYFEGFTFRPDDVVIATYPKSGTTWMQEIIPLIMSGGDPAAVESLHNWDRAPWLEEQRASQLNLEERPSPRVLTTHFKYNIMPPSFFEIKPKVIYVMRNPKDVFTSAFHYYGITSYMVKPGSQSEFLHKFLDGKVPFNSWFDHVKDWLNAEDKGHIMYISYEEMKMDLNDSVTRIAQFLEKHLDPEVIEKIAERCLFPNMKLNKMSNYSDVPQEFMDQTKSEFLRKGIAGDWKNQLTAAEAEYFDTVYKDKMKDVKFTFVWD is encoded by the exons ATGCAGACTGAGTCACGGCTGCAGTCTCCTCTGAACGACAATATGACTGAAGCCGAGTTATATACGCTCTACAAAGGAATGTATCTGCCTTCACATCTGCATTCACCTCAGAGCCTCGCATACTTCGAGGGATTCACTTTCCGACCAGACGATGTTGTTATTGCAACATATCCCAAGTCGG gtACAACTTGGATGCAGGAGATCATCCCTCTGATCATGAGTGGAGGTGACCCAGCTGCCGTGGAGTCTCTTCATAATTGGGACCGTGCTCCCTGGTTGGAGGAGCAACGAGCCTCCCAACTGAATCTAGAGGAGAGGCCGTCTCCACGCGTATTAACGACTCACTTCAAATACAACATAATGCCTCCAAGCTTCTTTGAAATAAAGCCAAAG GTCATCTATGTCATGAGAAACCCCAAAGATGTGTTTACATCTGCCTTTCATTATTATGGGATCACCTCCTACATGGTAAAACCAGGGTCACAGAGTGAGTTCCTGCACAAGTTCCTGGATGGAAAAG TTCCTTTTAACTCATGGTTCGATCATGTGAAGGACTGGCTGAATGCTGAAGATAAAGGCCACATAATGTACATCTCCTATGAAGAGATGAAAATG GACCTGAATGACTCTGTGACCAGAATCGCTCAGTTCTTGGAGAAACATCTGGATCCTGAGGTGATCGAGAAGATAGCAGAGCGCTGTTTGTTCCCGAACATGAAActcaacaaaatgtcaaactactCGGACGTTCCTCAGGAGTTTATGGACCAGACAAAGTCGGAATTCCTCAGAAAAG GAATCGCTGGAGACTGGAAAAACCAGctgacagcagcagaggcagaataCTTTGACACagtttacaaagacaaaatgaaagaTGTCAAATTTACATTTGTATGGGACTAA
- the LOC131448878 gene encoding sulfotransferase 2B1-like: MLLGPEGREKIAERCLFPNMKLNKMSNYSDVPQEIMDQTMLEFLRKGIAGDWKNQLTAAEAEYFDTVYKDKMKDVKYTFVWD; encoded by the exons ATGTTGTTGG GACCTGAAGGACGCGAGAAGATAGCAGAGCGCTGTTTGTTCCCGAACATGAAActcaacaaaatgtcaaactactCAGACGTTCCTCAGGAGATTATGGACCAGACAATGTTGGAATTCCTCAGAAAAG GAATCGCTGGCGACTGGAAAAACCAGCTGACAGCGGCAGAGGCAGAATACTTTGACACagtttacaaagacaaaatgaaagaTGTCAAATATACATTTGTATGGGACTAA
- the LOC131448831 gene encoding sulfotransferase 2B1-like, giving the protein MAEAAFYMLHKGVYLSAHVHNPQSLKYFEEFTFRKDDVIIATYPKSGTTWMQEIIPLILSEGDPASVETLMSWNRVPWLEMVYTAKLDVEQRPSPRIFSTHFQYSMMQPGFFEVKPKVIYVMRNPKDVFTSYFHFSKASSFLVNPGPQSEFLKTFMDGKVSHGSWFEHVKGWLNAEDKKHIMYISYEELKTDLKNAVARIAQFLEKPLDAEVIEKIAERCLFQNMKQNKMSNHSTVSSKVLDQAKSEFLRKGIVGDWKNQLTVPEAEYFDAVYTDKMKDFKYTFPWVLDKVDEQSH; this is encoded by the exons ATGGCTGAGGCTGCATTTTACATGCTGCACAAAGGGGTCTACCTGTCGGCACATGTGCACAATCCTCAGAGCCTGAAGTACTTTGAGGAGTTTACTTTCCGCAAAGACGATGTCATCATTGCAACTTATCCAAAGTCCG GTACGACCTGGATGCAGGAGATCATCCCTCTCATCTTGAGCGAAGGAGATCCGGCGTCTGTTGAGACTCTTATGTCATGGAATCGTGTTCCCTGGCTGGAGATGGTTTATACCGCCAAACTTGATGTTGAACAGCGGCCGTCCCCACGCATATTCAGTACACACTTCCAGTACAGCATGATGCAACCAGGGTTCTTTGAAGTAAAACCAAAG GTCATCTATGTCATGAGGAACCCCAAAGATGTGTTCACATCTTACTTTCATTTTAGTAAAGCAAGCAGCTTCCTGGTGAACCCAGGCCCACAGAGCGAGTTCCTCAAGACGTTCATGGATGGAAAAG TTTCTCATGGCTCATGGTTTGAGCATGTTAAAGGTTGGCTGAATGCAGAGGATAAAAAGCACATAATGTACATCTCCTACGAAGAACTGAAAACG GACCTGAAAAATGCTGTGGCCAGAATCGCTCAGTTCTTGGAGAAACCTCTGGACGCCGAGGTAATCGAGAAGATAGCAGAACGCTGTTTGTTCCAGAACAtgaagcagaacaaaatgtcaaaccacTCCACTGTTTCTTCTAAAGTACTGGACCAGGCAAAGTCAGAATTTCTCCGGAAag GAATCGTTGGAGACTGGAAAAACCAGCTAACAGTCCCAGAGGCAGAATATTTTGATGCAGTTTACACTGACAAAATGAAGGACTTCAAATACACATTTCCATGGGTTCTGGACAAAGTCGACGAGCAAAGTCACTGA
- the radil2b gene encoding ras-associating and dilute domain-containing protein, with the protein MNQMILSTEEWTSSLPPRPAAAPAAAAAAASKRRFVKLGRKTSDGSVQSASSTGSSAEGTPIRQPSKSRIRRHTNRLSGVFLRGPASSSGSMALPSGLRTSLSIQTRKSRVICADALVADDPSELSNQITAPGILKIFGNEICEGAHYKSVLATTHSSAKELVKEALERYGLSKEEAESYVLCDTIGSIDQRRWRTEGFRVVGNNEKPLLLQSLWKPREGLARRFEIQRRSSVEEKALKDKDTVTAGLNAQARKLQKSRSRVASTLIDRTVGQSHKLWRSKSEMDLLDPDADTRRDTDRDHCVKDRSGSLNQTSLQCKTSPEQNHIHRLAVPSDAATETLCPARPRGEREAEESEREETESSDDNTTQYSIHPPYDCPYLLLLQGCSPAQDYVIYLLAGTKTAIGRQSDQDNGSKLDILLFATDILSPSHCYFHRPGVGAATALCPCQDAVVTRNGEVLKEEVLLSPGDVIGLGQFYLFLFKDPLNLMHKEVNSSAPESGLLAVPWMLGHNTSTDHATERNLGNSRTSTCTESVSSKQVLSMCPPCIKSSQGHSLTLNYEAEDEDHIVKEIVDMGSTRLEDRPPLTAAFLLCMCVQHSSTCLHKSDLRRLLLLIASGVQSAMWEHTKDLAAVQPEILSGEGPNSDNLQTLSLQDVISGLRPLVVWMSNSLELLQFIQCQLPLILEWRTRNEQGLEEEEEEEEEEDEERSDALLELHLSCVRSASEETMAVLEEVIMLAFQQCVYYITKILYPILPGLLDCNPFRKIPDQQVTASAAECARVLGMSGLQVPGEVQQVVEVLNEAWILLSDCQLHPEISSQLIGYLFYFINASLVNSLMERGSEPGFYQWSRGVRMRASLDLLLDWAHTVGQGETALGQTHTLASAINLLATPRKNLLQTSWKSLRCHYAALSPAQLNHLLSLYSPGSPCRHTWTPAAQDQAAILRTAEILESFDTQHPLVLPGGGHQFQLRRSVANLALTDELDKLVEFISSLRKQQSAEDHQDRSCRQVTVQNHSPTLPPSPPSPPSPPSTHNQDEFTSCGAFLLSQKLRHLELQITGTKSSETRRSALDPSCLLTPPNTPHHMDPDEVAKPGQDKRMKPDIEMLPWTSDVDDEGGLVFECLAALKVDRLKQDCPSMKRILEIKEEEEEEEEEQDNHYDDTNDEVFSLELERGERGLGLSLVDTRETSFRVKGIFIQSVVPGSPAARCEKLVPGDQILAVNGVSLLGLDYKSGKELIQSSGNRLRLLVTRCDWMAKAMETGC; encoded by the exons ATGAATCAGATGATACTTTCCACCGAGGAGTGGACTTCGTCTCTTCCACCCAGAcctgcagctgctccagctgctgctgctgctgctgcttctaagAGACGCTTTGTGAAGCTGGGCAGGAAAACAAGTGATGGCTCTGTGCA ATCGGCTTCATCCACCGGCAGTTCAGCCGAGGGCACGCCCATCAGACAGCCCAGCAAGAGCCGCATCCGTCGCCATACCAACCGCCTCTCGGGTGTCTTCCTCCGTGGCCCCGCCTCCAGCTCAGGCTCCATGGCACTCCCGTCCGGTCTCAGGACATCGCTGTCCATACAAACCAGGAAGAGCAGAG TGATCTGTGCCGACGCGTTAGTTGCGGACGACCCGTCTGAGCTGTCCAATCAGATCACTGCTCCGGGAATCCTGAAGATCTTTGGGAATGAAATCTGTGAAGGAGCTCACTACAAGAGCGTGCTGGCCACCACGCACTCCAGCGCAAAAGAACTTGTCAAAGAGGCTCTGGAGCG GTATGGCCTGAGCAAGGAGGAGGCAGAGTCGTACGTTCTCTGCGACACCATCGGCTCCATCGACCAGCGCCGCTGGAGGACCGAGGGGTTCCGAGTCGTCGGCAACAACGAGAAGCCCCTCCTCCTGCAGTCACTGTGGAAGCCAAGGGAGGGCCTGGCAAGGCGGTTCGAGATCCAGAGGAGGAGCTCGGTAGAGGAGAAGGCATTGAAGGACAAAGACACCGTCACTGCAG GACTCAATGCCCAGGCACGGAAGCTGCAGAAGAGCCGCTCCAGAGTGGCGTCCACCCTCATCGACAGGACCGTGGGTCAAAGTCACAAACTGTGGAGAAGCAAGAGTGAGATGGATCTCTTAGATCCCGACGCAGACACAAGGCGGGACACGGACCGTGACCACTGTGTCAAGGATCGAAGCGGGAGTCTGAATCAAACCTCGCTGCAATGCAAAACAAGCCCAGAACAGAACCACATTCACAGGCTCGCCGTTCCCTCAGATGCGGCAACAGAGACCCTCTGTCCGGCAAGGCCAAGAGGCGAACGGGAGGCAGAGGAGTcggagagggaggagacagagagcagcgaCGATAACACCACACAGTACTCCATTCACCCTCCTTATGACTGTCcgtacctgctgctgctgcagggctgCAGCCCCGCACAG gaCTACGTCATCTACCTCCTCGCGGGGACAAAAACTGCAATCGGACGCCAGAGCGATCAGGACAACGGGTCAAAGCTCGACATCCTGCTCTTTGCCACTGACATCCTGAGTCCGAGTCACTGCTACTTCCACCGGCCTGGAGTTGGCGCTGCCACCGCGCTCTGCCCGTGTCAGGACGCTGTCGTCACCAGGAACGGTGAAGTGCTGAAGGAGGAAGTGCTGCTTAGTCCTGGTGATGTCATCGGACTGGGGCAGTTCTACTTGTTTCTTTTCAAAGATCCTTTAAACTTGATGCACAAG GAGGTGAACAGTTCTGCTCCTGAGTCTGGCTTGTTGGCCGTTCCCTGGATGCTGGGACACAACACTTCAACAGACCACGCTACAGAAAGGAACCTCGGCAATTCCCGCACCTCAACCTGCACCGAGAGTGTGAGCAGCAAACAGGTTCTCAGCATGTGCCCCCCGTGTATAAAATCCTCTCAGGGCCACAGCCTGACTCTGAACTATGAGGCAGAGGACGAGGACCACATCGTGAAGGAGATAGTGGACATGGGAAGTACCAGACTCGAAGACAGACCCCCACTGACTGCTGCATTtttgctgtgcatgtgtgttcagCATTCTTCCACGTGTCTTCATAAATCAGACCTGCGCAGGCTCCTGCTGCTGATTGCCAGTGGAGTTCAGAGTGCCATGTGG GAACACACTAAAGATCTCGCTGCAGTCCAGCCTGAAAT TCTCAGCGGCGAAGGCCCAAACTCAGACAACCTCCAAACCCTCAGTCTGCAGGACGTCATCTCAGGActgcgccccctggtggtgtgGATGTCCAACAGtctggagctgctgcagttcATCCAGTGCCAGCTGCCTCTTATCCTGGAGTGGAGGACCAGGAACGAGCAGGgattggaggaggaggaggaggaggaggaggaggaggatgaagagaggAGTGATG cctTGTTGGAGCTTCATCTGTCCTGTGTCCGTTCAGCCAGCGAGGAAACTATGGCCGTCCTGGAGGAGGTCATCATGTTAGCCTTCCAGCAGTGTGTTTACTACATCACCAAG ATCCTGTACCCGATCCTTCCCGGACTTCTGGACTGCAACCCGTTCAGAAAGATCCCAGACCAGCAGGTGACTGCTTCTGCTGCAGAGTGTGCTCGGGTCCTGGGTATGAGTGGCCTGCAGGTCCCTGGCGAGGTCCAGCAGGTTGTGGAAGTTCTGAACGAGGCCTGGATCCTACTCTCAGACTGTCAGCTCCATCCAGAGATTTCCTCCCAGCTCATTGGCTACCTCTTCTACTTCATCAACGCGTCGCTTGTCAACTCGCTCATGGAGAGAG GCTCAGAGCCAGGTTTTTACCAGTGGTCCCGGGGCGTGCGGATGCGGGCCAGTCTGGACCTGCTCCTGGACTGGGCCCACACCGTGGGACAGGGAGAAACAGCCTTGGGGCAAACGCACACACTGGCATCAGCGATTAATCTACTGGCCACACCCCGAAAGAATctactgcag acatcTTGGAAGTCCTTGCGGTGTCACTACGCTGCCCTGAGTCCAGCTCAGCTGAACCACCTGCTGAGTCTGTACAGTCCAGGTTCTCCCTGCAGACACACGTGGACTCCAGCAGCACAGGACCAGGCAGCCATACTTAGAACTG CTGAAATCCTGGAGAGCTTTGACACCCAGCATCCTCTGGTGCTGCCGGGCGGCGGTCACCAGTTCCAGCTGAGGAGGTCGGTGGCAAACTTGGCTCTGACGGACGAGCTGGACAAACTCGTTGAGTTTATTTCCTCGCTCCGTAAACAGCAGTCGGCGGAAGATCACCAG GATAGAAGCTGCCGTCAGGTGACTGTCCAGAACCACTCACCCACCTTACCTCCATCGCCCCCATCGCCGCCCTCCCCTCCGTCCACCCATAACCAGGACGAGTTCACTTCCTGTGGCGCTTTCCTCCTGTCCCAGAAGCTGAGACATCTGGAGCTGCAAATCACCGGCACGAAGAGCAGTGAGACGAGGAGGTCGGCACTGGACCCGTCGTGTCTGCTCACGCCACCCAACACCCCGCACCACATGGACCCTGATGAGGTGGCAAAGCCCGGTCAGGATAAACGGATGAAGCCTGACATCGAGATGCTTCCCTGGACCTCAGATGTAGACGATGAAG gtggaTTAGTGTTTGAATGTCTGGCTGCATTGAAGGTAGACCGTTTGAAACAAGACTGCCCCAGTATGAAAAGAATCCTGGAAattaaagaggaggaagaggaggaggaggaagagcaggacaACCATTATGATGACACCAATGACGAGGTGTTCAGTTTGGAACTGGAGCGAGGTGAAAGGGGACTTGGTCTCTCTTTGGTTGACACAAGG GAAACATCGTTCAGGGTGAAAGGCATCTTCATCCAGTCGGTGGTTCCGGGCTCTCCTGCAGCTCGGTGTGAAAAGCTGGTACCAGGAGACCAGATCCTGGCGGTCAATGGAGTTAGCCTGCTCGGCTTGGACTACAAGAG CGGAAAAGAGCTGATCCAGTCATCAGGGAACCGACTGAGATTACTGGTGACCCGTTGTGACTGGATGGCTAAAGCTATGGAGACAGGATGCTGA